From Candidatus Omnitrophota bacterium:
TATCTTAGCGATAAGCAGGTTTTTTATATTATGCCTGTAGAGGTTTTTAATAACTATGCTAGTAGCATTAGTTTTGTCGAGGAAGGTAAGCGGCAACGACCTCCAAAGTCAGCTAAATTTAGAGAGAGATGGGATTTGTTGTCCTTTTGTGGGCTGCTAGTCCAGTAATGGATTAGTGAAACCTGTCAAATTCGGTGAAACCTTAACTGGCAATACCGAGCCAAGCCTAGCAGGAATGCTAGGAAGGTGTAGAGACTAGATGGCAGGCATCCTAACTCATCGAGAAGGATGAAGGTATAGTCCAGACCACAAACCTTGACCTAATGTTAGGGGCGGCGAAAGCCGTAGTTGGCAAGCATAACCTGAAGGTCGCTGGTTCAAATCCAGTCCCCGCAACCATGTCAAAAAGGGTCACCCAAAAGGGTGACCCTTTTTGTACATAATTGAGGATGATTTGAACCTCGGCGACCGACACTGTGCCAATAGGCACAGAGAGGAAGTGCCGGGCCAATAGGGCCGGCTTCAAATCCAGAATAAGTTAGAATAAGTTAAATAAGTTAGACCGTTTCTACTTAATAAGTTAGACCGTTTCTACTTTACCCCTAGCCTTATATTAATAAGTTAGACCGTTTCTACTTTACCCCTAGCCTTATATAAACTTACATTAGAAGTGTCCTGTTATTGACACATTCTTTTTCCTCATCTAAAATACCTCCATGCCCAAGACGCAAATAATACCTCAAACCTACAAAACCCTCCTAACCCATTTACAAAAACAGCTTAAAATTTCCCAGAATAGTTTCGAGCGACAATTGGTCATTACTTATTGGAATATCGGCAAAGGCATTGATGTTTATCTAAAAAAGAATCCTCAAAATTATCTCACCGCGCTTACGTGTAAGCTTTCCAAAGATTTGAATATTCACCAGCGTACTCTTCAGCAGTGCCATCAACTTTTTAGTGTGTTTCCATCGCTTGATTTTAAAATACCGATTAGCTGGTCGCATTACAGGGCTTTGTTGTCTTTAGACTCTGATAAAAAAAGAGCGTACTGGCAAAAGCGCATTGTTAAAGAAGATATTAATTTTAAAGAATTGCTCGGATTTTTAAAACAAGATAAGCTTGATTCCAAAACACCTAAAGGCAAATTGGCAAAACCTGTGCGAGGAGTTTTGTATCATTATCGGCTAATGAAAGTCAGCTATGTGGATAAGAGAAAAGCCAGCATTGTTGTTGATTGCGGATTTGAGAATCGCATTGTCCCGCCCAAGCATGATGGGCTGCTTGAGAACAAGCGCATTATTGTTTCTTTTAAGGAAAATGATTACTACAGGATAAAATACACCAAAGATGTTTTAAAAGATAATCTTTATACTTTTAAGGCGCATGTTGAAAGAGTTGTTGACGGCGATACGCTTGTGTGCAATGTGGATTGCGGATTTGGGATCTGGTCAAGACAGAAGCTTCGCCTAAAAGGCATCGATGCGCCGGAAATGGATACTGTTATGGGCGTGAAAGCAAAAAGCTTTGTCGAAGATGTTTTAAGGAATTGTGTTTTTATTATTGTCAAAACATCGAAGTCAGATAAATACGATCGTTATCTCGCGGATATATTTTTTAAGGAAGGCGAGAGCGATGCAGGCGCTGTAGCAAAGGATGGCGAGTATTTAAATCAGCTCTTGATGGATAAGGGTTTGGCAGAAATTTATAGGTGATTTCTTGGGTTTTTGGCAGAATAAAGAATAAATTTTGTAGAAAAGAAAGGGACAGCCCCTAAAAAGGGACAGAGAGGTAGTAGTGGTGTCCCCAAACGGGGACTGTCCCCTTTTTCGTGGTGTCCCCAAACGGGGACTGTCCCCTTTTTCTTTTTCTTTTTTTCTTTTCCTGCTGACGTTTCTGCGAGATTCCGTGCTCATTGGAGATCGCTACCCATGCCATTTTTTAATTCTAAAAGATTTTCTCAAAGTTTTTTGCTATGCTAAAATGTTGAAAAAGGAGAAGGTGATGAAAAAACTGTATTTGTTGTTATTTGCGTGTATTTTTATAATTGGCTGTGCGACAAATATGCCTATTGAAAATTATCTATCCGTTAAGAATATTAAGAAGTTCTTAGAAGAGGACATAAAAATTAATGAAAGCACAGACGAGGATGTGCGGAAACTATTTGGGGACCCGCAGATTATATCTCGATATGAAGCTTCAAGCGTCGAGAGTGAATTGTCAAAGCTTCCTTTGCTTGACCAGTTAACAAAGACATTAAAAACTAATGTTGCCCCAGCAACAACTTGGACTTATATTGAGCCGCTTCATGAAAAAAGCGTTCAGGCAAAGCGCACTATTCAAGTTTTGGGGATTGATGTTTATTATAAGGATGTTAGGATTACTAATATATTTTTTAATAAAAAAAGAGAGGTTCTTGGATACAGTGTTTCCTCTCATTCTATTCAGTAATTTTAATAATCTTAGAAATTAATTAAGTTCTGCGGATGCACACTTAATTAGAAAGTTTATAAATCATTGTCCAGAAATTGTTTATTCATGCTTGGTTCAGATTGTTTCTTTCTTTTTGTTGATTTTTAGAAAAGTTGTATAATATAATTATGACAAAGTTTACAGCTAATTTTTTAGAATATCTTCATAAGCAAAATAAATCATTCTTTATATTATCAGGAATTCTGCTCTCTCTTTTGATAGGTTTTGTCGATTATGTAATCTTAGATTTCTTCATGTTTGAGTTTTATCTTCTTCCCGTTGCCATAGCTGTTTGGTTTGCTGGAAAGAATGTAGGAATTCTTATGGCATTCGTGGTTACCTTGTCCGAACTCTCCATTGATACAATCATAGTTCCCAAGCATGCGAGTCTTTGGGTTTATTGTTGGAATTTTTCTTTAAACATTAGTTTTTTTATCGCAACTGTTTATTTATTAGCGTTTTTAAAGAAAACACTAATAAAGCTTGAGGAGGCATCAACAATAGAAAAAATTATTAATAAACAGCTTAACGCTGAAATTCAGTATCGTAAGGAAGCAGAAGAAAAGCTGAAAGTTTTGGCTAGCCACGATGAGCTTACAGGCTGTGTGAATTTTAGATCAACCATGGAATTTTTAGAAAACGAGATTGCTCGTTCAAATCGTTATCAAAAAAGTTTTAGTATGATTATGGTTGATGTCGATTATTTTAAAAGAGTCAACGATGAATACGGTCATCTTGTCGGCAATGATGCCTTGGTCGCTTTCACTAGTGTTATTAAGAAGAGCATTAGAGCAGTTGAATGTTGAGGCATTCGGAATAGTTTTGCCGGGTCATTTTTTTGTTAGGCAAAAGACGAAGGATGGATATCAAAACCTGGAAATGACAAATAATGGAAGGATTTTGCCTGATGTTTTTTATCGGCAGGTTCATTTAAAGAATATTTATCCTGAAAATTTTAGGCTATTAACAAAAAAAGAAGTTATTTTTGTTTATATTTCTAATTTAGCGAATTACTATAAGCTTAAAGGTTATTATGATAAAGCCATTGAACTTTTTAATGCCGCTTTATATGTTTTGCCAGAAAATGCTAGCATTTATACAAACTTAGGAAACGCTTATGAAAGAAAAAAGGAAATTGTAAAGGCAGGATTTCAATACCAAAAAGCGCTATCCATCAATCCTTATTTATGTGAAACTCATTATAATCTTGGTTTGTTACATTTTCTATATACGGGGTTAAAGGAAGAAGCATATCGGCATGGTCAGGT
This genomic window contains:
- a CDS encoding thermonuclease family protein produces the protein MPKTQIIPQTYKTLLTHLQKQLKISQNSFERQLVITYWNIGKGIDVYLKKNPQNYLTALTCKLSKDLNIHQRTLQQCHQLFSVFPSLDFKIPISWSHYRALLSLDSDKKRAYWQKRIVKEDINFKELLGFLKQDKLDSKTPKGKLAKPVRGVLYHYRLMKVSYVDKRKASIVVDCGFENRIVPPKHDGLLENKRIIVSFKENDYYRIKYTKDVLKDNLYTFKAHVERVVDGDTLVCNVDCGFGIWSRQKLRLKGIDAPEMDTVMGVKAKSFVEDVLRNCVFIIVKTSKSDKYDRYLADIFFKEGESDAGAVAKDGEYLNQLLMDKGLAEIYR
- a CDS encoding tetratricopeptide repeat protein codes for the protein MLLRRALEQLNVEAFGIVLPGHFFVRQKTKDGYQNLEMTNNGRILPDVFYRQVHLKNIYPENFRLLTKKEVIFVYISNLANYYKLKGYYDKAIELFNAALYVLPENASIYTNLGNAYERKKEIVKAGFQYQKALSINPYLCETHYNLGLLHFLYTGLKEEAYRHGQVVRKLGCPMNPDFERFLVEYELQKN
- a CDS encoding GGDEF domain-containing protein, whose protein sequence is MTKFTANFLEYLHKQNKSFFILSGILLSLLIGFVDYVILDFFMFEFYLLPVAIAVWFAGKNVGILMAFVVTLSELSIDTIIVPKHASLWVYCWNFSLNISFFIATVYLLAFLKKTLIKLEEASTIEKIINKQLNAEIQYRKEAEEKLKVLASHDELTGCVNFRSTMEFLENEIARSNRYQKSFSMIMVDVDYFKRVNDEYGHLVGNDALVAFTSVIKKSIRAVEC